A single Flavobacterium sp. 1 DNA region contains:
- a CDS encoding 1-acyl-sn-glycerol-3-phosphate acyltransferase, which translates to MNKFDAIRSFYDSEINEGIIKVIDHPMMKALMNFCFPGVEDEIWKEQLRKTHSIRDFQCNFIYHGVQQVLEKSSEGLTTSGFEKLEKNTAYLFVSNHRDIVLDTSLLNACLFEHGLDMTSSAIGDNLVKKSFLKTLSKLNRNFLVQRGLSPRELLVSSKLLSEYMAQLLLHENRSVWIAQREGRTKDGNDETNPGVLKMIAMGSDEPNIMDYFKKIKIVPVSISYEYDPTDALKMPQLLAEANNEIYIKEKNEDFKTLLSGIIGQKKRIHIHIGGVLDTEIDDIIKNIDTTNKQVQALAQVIDDSILSNYKLWTTNFIAYDILNCSNRFSHLYTENEKLLFERRLEMRIDHEHPVAKQGFLDMYANPVVNKLKYVDALAL; encoded by the coding sequence ATGAATAAATTTGATGCGATCCGGTCTTTTTATGATTCCGAAATAAACGAAGGAATAATAAAAGTAATTGATCATCCGATGATGAAGGCTTTGATGAACTTTTGTTTTCCAGGAGTAGAAGATGAAATTTGGAAAGAACAGCTTCGTAAAACACACTCTATTCGTGATTTTCAATGCAACTTTATTTATCATGGAGTGCAGCAGGTTTTGGAAAAAAGTTCGGAGGGGTTAACTACTTCGGGTTTTGAGAAACTGGAAAAAAATACAGCTTATCTGTTTGTGTCCAATCATAGAGATATTGTTTTGGATACATCATTGCTGAATGCTTGTTTATTTGAGCATGGTTTGGACATGACTTCATCAGCCATTGGTGATAATTTGGTCAAAAAATCGTTTTTAAAAACATTATCAAAATTAAATAGAAATTTTTTGGTGCAGCGCGGATTGTCACCAAGAGAATTATTGGTTAGTTCTAAACTGTTGTCCGAATATATGGCGCAGCTGCTGTTGCATGAAAATCGTTCGGTTTGGATTGCGCAACGCGAGGGAAGAACCAAAGACGGAAATGATGAAACCAATCCAGGAGTTTTGAAAATGATAGCCATGGGATCTGACGAGCCTAATATTATGGACTATTTTAAGAAGATTAAAATTGTGCCTGTTTCTATTTCCTATGAGTATGATCCTACAGATGCTTTGAAAATGCCACAACTGTTGGCCGAAGCAAATAATGAGATTTATATCAAAGAGAAAAATGAAGACTTCAAGACTTTATTGAGCGGAATTATTGGGCAAAAGAAAAGAATTCACATCCATATAGGTGGCGTGCTCGATACTGAAATCGATGACATTATCAAAAATATAGACACTACTAACAAGCAAGTACAAGCATTGGCACAAGTAATTGATGATTCTATTTTATCCAATTACAAATTATGGACGACCAATTTTATTGCTTATGATATTTTGAACTGCTCGAACCGATTTTCTCATTTATATACTGAAAACGAAAAATTACTATTTGAGAGACGATTGGAAATGAGAATCGATCATGAACATCCAGTTGCCAAACAAGGATTTTTGGATATGTATGCTAATCCAGTTGTTAATAAATTAAAATATGTTGATGCACTTGCACTCTAA
- a CDS encoding PKD domain-containing protein, which translates to MNKSLFVFFLIAAFPVYAQVKVKDTITRRANIGYDQKGNLVSFKPETPPLIPIAGAPKPSYSYLWELGDGHYSKEAEPKHVYKNKGTYTARLTVTNNYDNGKPPATRPKKVVINDIEDPNYKNIASIVNQNGLSIQKNCDPIPEQEMQVIVSYENMENYVTNGKLYLFYNEKQFKNNNFDLQEVRPYAGERTVKENNIVSADDIDNSNRYLASAETLAFAKKYKETTSETDLDSTLLAAKNSYKDVAILEIDDHNPGETRNVFYTFKTTPEMIKDTSATITMRSIYVPNRSFKNHKIKNLEMEIVTSHDPNKMGSNGSFMNYRFVRYKRVKFKTSFQNNGEGPARKIQLETDIPDMFDKSTLKIESMYPECPICPKGEAPTVSCLDTIVRNTQIFFVFRNIYLPGSNQKNVKEIDSTKGFVKYSMKFNEDFHKIKTKSRTAIIFDKNEPIITNYATTRFTPGISIGAKAGYNIYSNLDNSKSYFVGATISPFKSYRYYMQAEFLNSVTSYDGATTLTQKINQDTGAVQLNRITTSIENKNINWEIPVLFRYNISTYFGVGAGVQINMNVSEKQTQHIETKVYEGTSDKLLLRTDYSTVTTTNSFPELKSGLLFDFTAGFARIGPTFGARYVLNFDNNFNYYQLYALWKF; encoded by the coding sequence ATGAACAAATCGCTATTCGTTTTTTTTCTAATTGCAGCTTTCCCGGTTTACGCGCAAGTAAAAGTAAAAGACACTATTACCAGAAGAGCCAATATTGGATACGATCAAAAAGGAAATTTAGTTAGTTTCAAACCCGAAACACCGCCATTGATTCCTATCGCAGGCGCGCCAAAACCGAGTTATTCTTATTTATGGGAATTGGGCGATGGTCATTACAGTAAAGAAGCCGAGCCGAAACATGTTTACAAAAACAAAGGAACATATACCGCCAGACTTACCGTAACCAATAATTACGACAATGGAAAACCTCCGGCTACCCGACCTAAAAAAGTTGTAATTAACGATATTGAAGACCCCAATTACAAAAATATTGCCTCTATTGTCAATCAAAATGGATTATCTATTCAAAAAAATTGCGACCCCATTCCCGAGCAGGAAATGCAGGTGATTGTGAGTTATGAAAACATGGAAAACTATGTAACCAACGGAAAACTCTATCTTTTTTACAACGAAAAACAATTCAAAAACAACAATTTCGATTTACAGGAAGTGCGTCCTTATGCCGGTGAAAGAACCGTAAAAGAAAACAACATCGTTTCAGCCGACGATATTGATAACTCAAATCGTTATTTGGCATCTGCCGAGACTTTGGCTTTTGCCAAAAAATATAAAGAAACCACTAGCGAAACCGATTTGGATTCGACTTTGTTAGCAGCCAAAAACAGCTATAAAGATGTCGCCATTTTAGAAATAGACGATCACAACCCCGGAGAGACCCGAAATGTTTTTTACACTTTCAAAACCACTCCCGAAATGATTAAAGACACTAGTGCCACCATAACCATGCGTTCTATTTATGTCCCAAACCGAAGTTTTAAAAACCATAAAATAAAAAACCTGGAAATGGAAATCGTCACTTCCCACGATCCAAACAAAATGGGCTCTAACGGAAGTTTCATGAATTACAGATTCGTGCGCTACAAAAGGGTCAAATTCAAAACCAGCTTTCAAAACAACGGTGAAGGACCTGCCCGAAAAATTCAGCTTGAAACTGATATTCCAGATATGTTTGACAAAAGCACCTTGAAAATTGAAAGCATGTATCCCGAATGCCCCATTTGTCCAAAAGGCGAAGCTCCAACAGTAAGCTGTCTCGATACCATTGTGAGAAACACGCAGATATTTTTTGTATTTAGAAACATCTATTTACCAGGAAGCAATCAAAAAAACGTGAAAGAAATTGACAGCACCAAAGGCTTTGTAAAATACTCCATGAAATTCAATGAGGATTTTCACAAAATAAAAACCAAAAGCAGAACTGCAATTATATTTGACAAAAACGAACCTATTATCACCAATTATGCCACCACCCGATTCACTCCTGGCATATCCATTGGAGCCAAAGCCGGCTATAACATATACTCAAACTTAGACAATTCCAAAAGCTATTTTGTTGGAGCTACAATCTCTCCTTTTAAATCCTACCGCTATTACATGCAGGCCGAATTTTTAAACAGTGTCACTTCCTATGACGGCGCTACAACTCTCACCCAAAAAATCAATCAAGATACAGGAGCAGTACAATTAAACCGCATCACCACATCTATTGAAAACAAAAACATTAATTGGGAAATCCCGGTATTGTTTCGATATAATATTTCAACGTATTTTGGTGTGGGCGCAGGTGTTCAAATCAATATGAATGTTTCCGAAAAGCAAACTCAACACATAGAAACCAAAGTATATGAAGGAACATCAGATAAATTATTATTACGTACAGATTACTCAACCGTTACCACCACAAACTCATTTCCAGAATTAAAATCAGGACTATTATTTGATTTTACAGCCGGGTTTGCAAGAATTGGCCCCACTTTTGGAGCGCGTTATGTGCTTAACTTTGACAATAATTTCAATTATTATCAGTTATATGCTCTCTGGAAATTTTAG
- a CDS encoding tol-pal system YbgF family protein — MNEDHFLEFDEYIQGEMSTADTLAFEQQLKDQPELAMAFETYKELHLHLENKFRQANELKMFKKNLKGISKDHFKNSKPKVIVFKPWHYGVVASVAVLVGLFFLNQNSDPLFEDYNQPETAFFTERGEVAANLKLAQDAFNAKQYKTAIPLFETILKTDKSAEIQYFYGLSLLEGNKLPEAEAVFNTLKAGNSIYKNKAVWSLALSKLKQKDYKSCKELLLTIPEDYEGNDQVDALLEELD; from the coding sequence ATGAACGAAGATCATTTTTTGGAATTTGACGAATATATTCAAGGCGAGATGTCCACTGCCGATACATTGGCTTTTGAGCAGCAGTTAAAGGATCAGCCTGAATTAGCTATGGCCTTTGAAACGTATAAGGAACTGCATCTTCATTTGGAAAATAAATTTAGGCAAGCCAATGAATTAAAAATGTTCAAGAAAAATTTGAAAGGGATTTCTAAAGATCATTTTAAAAACTCCAAACCAAAAGTGATTGTTTTCAAACCTTGGCATTATGGAGTTGTGGCTTCGGTGGCGGTTTTGGTTGGGCTGTTTTTTTTGAATCAAAATTCAGATCCATTGTTTGAGGATTACAATCAGCCCGAAACTGCTTTTTTTACGGAGAGAGGAGAAGTGGCTGCTAATTTGAAATTGGCTCAGGATGCTTTTAATGCAAAACAATATAAAACGGCGATTCCGCTTTTTGAAACTATTTTGAAAACGGATAAAAGTGCCGAGATTCAGTATTTTTACGGGCTTTCTTTACTTGAAGGCAATAAATTACCGGAGGCTGAAGCAGTTTTTAATACTTTGAAAGCTGGAAATTCTATTTATAAAAATAAGGCGGTTTGGAGTTTAGCTTTGAGTAAATTAAAACAAAAAGACTATAAATCGTGTAAAGAACTGCTGTTAACTATTCCTGAAGATTACGAAGGCAATGATCAGGTTGATGCTTTGCTGGAAGAGCTGGATTAG
- a CDS encoding RNA polymerase sigma factor, whose product MVSATVHPDQMYIEGLANNDSAVIHVIYKKFVPKVIHYIKNNSGDADKAQDVIQEVLILLFNQAKTGQLRLTCPFDAYFFLLCKRKWLNELKKHSNKGVTIKEELTSIHESADEMVLQTEHFDEKQQLYDVMFQKLGEKCQELLQLSFTLPSMEQVAEKLAVTYGYARKKKSLCIGQLTQWIQETNRFKSIKNT is encoded by the coding sequence ATGGTTTCAGCGACTGTGCATCCCGACCAAATGTATATTGAAGGATTGGCGAATAATGATTCGGCGGTTATTCATGTTATTTATAAAAAGTTTGTGCCAAAGGTTATTCATTATATAAAGAACAATTCGGGCGATGCCGATAAGGCTCAGGATGTGATTCAGGAAGTGCTGATTTTGCTTTTTAATCAGGCGAAAACAGGACAGCTTCGATTGACATGTCCCTTTGATGCATACTTTTTTTTGCTTTGCAAAAGGAAATGGCTTAATGAACTGAAAAAACATTCGAATAAAGGGGTAACAATTAAAGAAGAATTGACATCTATACATGAATCTGCTGATGAGATGGTTTTGCAGACCGAACATTTTGACGAGAAACAGCAACTGTATGATGTGATGTTTCAAAAACTCGGTGAGAAATGCCAAGAATTACTGCAACTAAGTTTTACGCTCCCATCGATGGAACAAGTGGCCGAAAAACTGGCAGTAACCTATGGTTATGCCCGCAAGAAAAAATCGCTTTGCATTGGTCAATTGACGCAGTGGATTCAAGAAACGAACCGCTTTAAATCTATAAAAAATACCTAG
- a CDS encoding TatD family hydrolase: METKTILTDTHTHLYSEEFDLDRSEMMQRAMDNGVTRFFVPAIDSSCTQSMYDLERDYPNNVFLMMGLHPTYVKDNYLEELQHVENELAKRKFVAIGEIGIDLYWDKTHLAEQQNAFRKQIQLAKQYKLPIVIHCREAFDEIFEILEEEKSPELFGIFHCFSGTCEQALQAISYNMKLGIGGVVTFKNGKIDQFLNKIDLKHIVLETDSPYLAPIPYRGKRNESSYLINIADKLAQIYDVSTNEIAAVTTNNSIEIFGI; encoded by the coding sequence TTGGAAACAAAAACGATACTTACCGATACCCACACCCATTTATATTCAGAAGAGTTTGATTTGGACAGAAGCGAAATGATGCAACGTGCCATGGATAATGGCGTTACTCGCTTTTTTGTCCCTGCAATAGATTCGTCATGCACACAAAGTATGTACGATTTGGAACGCGATTATCCCAATAATGTGTTCCTGATGATGGGTTTGCATCCTACTTACGTAAAGGATAATTATCTGGAGGAACTGCAGCATGTCGAAAATGAGTTAGCCAAAAGAAAGTTTGTGGCTATTGGTGAAATAGGCATTGATTTGTATTGGGATAAAACGCACTTAGCAGAACAGCAAAACGCTTTTAGAAAACAAATTCAGTTAGCCAAACAGTATAAACTTCCAATAGTGATTCATTGCAGGGAAGCTTTTGATGAAATATTTGAAATTCTGGAAGAAGAGAAATCACCTGAATTATTTGGAATTTTTCACTGCTTTTCTGGAACCTGCGAACAGGCTTTGCAGGCGATATCTTATAATATGAAGTTAGGAATAGGAGGTGTAGTTACTTTTAAAAACGGTAAAATAGATCAGTTTTTAAATAAAATCGATTTAAAGCATATCGTTTTGGAGACCGATTCTCCTTATTTGGCTCCGATTCCTTATCGAGGCAAACGTAATGAGAGCAGCTATTTGATAAATATTGCCGATAAATTAGCTCAAATATATGATGTTTCTACAAATGAGATTGCAGCTGTAACAACCAATAATTCGATTGAAATATTCGGTATTTAA